The proteins below come from a single Mycolicibacterium sp. TY81 genomic window:
- the fadD1 gene encoding fatty-acid--CoA ligase FadD1, with product MADTLQQLLRERADQDTVAVKYGEATLTWREYVAGARAQAAALIGQADPMRPLHVGTLLGNTPDMLTALAAAALGGYVLCGINNTRRGAALARDIARVECQIVLVDAQHRDLLDGLSLPGVTIVDVTATEWPQQDLTPHREVGPDDTFMMIFTSGTSGEPKAVEVAHSIVLFSAAALVQRYELTEKDTCYLAMPLFHSNGVYAGWGVALGAGAAMAPAQFSASGFLPDIRRYGATYMNYVGKPLAYILATAEQPDDRDNPLRVAFGNEAADRDIDEFSRRFGCSVWDGFGSTELAIIITRSEGTPAGSVGKGFPGVAVYDPETVQECEVARFDETGALINAEAATGELVNTNGSGMFRGYHNDQGATDERLRHGMYWSGDLAYRDADGWIYLAGRTADWMRVDGENITAAPIERILLRHPVISRVAVYPVPDEFVGDQVMAAMVLRDGQALDPTAFAEFLAAQPDLSPKSWPRYVWIADDLPSTATNKILKRELVALGTDPACRVLWKRDGTEYAPLAEN from the coding sequence ATGGCGGACACCCTTCAGCAGTTGCTTCGCGAACGCGCCGACCAGGACACCGTCGCCGTCAAGTACGGCGAGGCGACCTTGACCTGGCGAGAGTACGTCGCCGGAGCCCGGGCGCAGGCCGCCGCCCTGATCGGCCAGGCCGACCCGATGCGGCCGCTGCACGTGGGCACGCTGCTGGGCAACACCCCGGACATGCTCACGGCGCTGGCTGCCGCGGCCCTGGGCGGCTACGTGCTGTGCGGCATCAACAACACCCGTCGCGGTGCGGCGCTCGCCCGCGACATCGCCCGCGTCGAATGCCAGATCGTGCTCGTCGACGCCCAGCACCGCGACCTGCTCGACGGCCTCAGCCTGCCCGGCGTCACCATCGTCGACGTCACCGCGACCGAGTGGCCGCAGCAGGATCTGACCCCGCATCGTGAAGTCGGGCCCGACGACACCTTCATGATGATCTTCACCTCCGGCACCAGCGGTGAGCCCAAGGCCGTCGAGGTGGCGCACTCCATCGTGCTGTTCTCCGCGGCGGCACTCGTGCAGCGCTACGAGCTGACCGAGAAGGACACCTGTTATCTGGCGATGCCGCTGTTCCACTCCAACGGCGTCTACGCCGGCTGGGGCGTCGCGCTCGGTGCCGGCGCGGCGATGGCGCCCGCGCAGTTCTCCGCGTCGGGTTTCCTCCCGGATATCCGCCGCTACGGCGCGACCTACATGAACTACGTCGGTAAGCCGCTGGCCTACATCCTGGCCACCGCCGAGCAGCCCGACGACCGCGACAACCCGCTGCGGGTGGCGTTCGGCAACGAGGCCGCCGACCGCGACATCGACGAGTTCAGCCGCCGCTTCGGCTGCAGCGTGTGGGACGGCTTCGGTTCGACCGAGCTCGCGATCATCATCACCCGTTCCGAGGGGACCCCGGCCGGCAGCGTCGGCAAGGGTTTCCCGGGCGTCGCCGTCTACGACCCGGAGACCGTCCAGGAGTGCGAGGTGGCCCGCTTCGACGAGACCGGCGCGCTGATCAATGCCGAGGCGGCCACCGGCGAGCTGGTGAACACCAACGGCAGCGGCATGTTCCGCGGCTACCACAACGACCAGGGTGCGACGGACGAACGGCTGCGGCACGGCATGTACTGGTCGGGGGACCTGGCCTACCGCGACGCCGACGGCTGGATCTACCTCGCGGGCCGCACCGCCGACTGGATGCGCGTGGACGGAGAGAACATCACGGCGGCGCCCATCGAACGAATCCTGTTGCGGCACCCGGTGATCAGCCGCGTCGCGGTCTACCCGGTGCCCGACGAGTTCGTCGGCGACCAGGTGATGGCCGCCATGGTGCTGCGCGACGGCCAGGCCCTCGACCCGACGGCGTTCGCGGAATTCCTGGCCGCGCAGCCGGACCTGTCCCCGAAGTCCTGGCCGCGGTACGTCTGGATCGCCGACGACCTGCCCAGCACCGCGACCAACAAGATTCTCAAGCGGGAACTGGTTGCGTTGGGCACCGATCCGGCCTGCCGGGTGCTGTGGAAACGCGACGGCACGGAGTACGCGCCACTCGCCGAAAACTGA
- a CDS encoding YciI family protein: MKYATLIYTRPGSHDAELTEDEQAALSAEYMAMRFEPQCVGGGHLQPVETATTLRGDGLITDGPYADTKEVFAGYFVIEADNLDQALEWAKRIPAVRLGGAVEVRPLVELPGELAH, from the coding sequence ATGAAATACGCAACGCTGATCTACACCCGTCCCGGTAGCCACGACGCCGAGCTCACCGAAGACGAGCAGGCCGCGCTGAGCGCGGAGTACATGGCCATGCGGTTCGAGCCGCAGTGCGTGGGCGGCGGCCACCTGCAGCCCGTCGAGACGGCCACCACCTTGCGGGGTGACGGCCTGATCACCGACGGCCCGTACGCCGACACCAAAGAGGTGTTCGCCGGCTACTTCGTCATCGAAGCCGACAATCTCGACCAGGCCCTGGAATGGGCGAAGCGGATTCCGGCGGTGCGCCTCGGCGGGGCCGTAGAAGTTCGTCCGCTGGTCGAGTTGCCGGGGGAGTTGGCCCACTGA
- a CDS encoding RNA polymerase sigma factor, which yields MGEADSGGAPRRGRRSSSAGRVAGGVGPLIEAIFQREWGRVLAALIGILGDFELAEDAAQEAFVRAAERWARDGVPDAPVAWLVRTGRNVAIDRLRREQTLRAKTRLLHADQQAITMDDIDLDDSTIGDERLQLIFMCCHPALAREAQVALTLRALGGLTTAEIGRAFLVSEDTMKRRLSRAKTKIKATNIPFALPADPALPDRVSAVLAVVYLIFNQGFTERDDLAAEAIRLGCLLADLLADEPEAYGLLALMLLHDSRRAARVVDGRVVPLAEQDRALHDQAKIAAGRAALDRALALRLAAGPYVLQAAIASLQAEPVIDWHEVVVLYERLEALTGSPVVALNRAVAVAEAGDPARALELIDALDLGDYRYLPSTRAELLRRLGRAGEARTEFEHALVLATTEPERRFLERRLAELGQCCAEE from the coding sequence ATGGGCGAAGCGGATTCCGGCGGTGCGCCTCGGCGGGGCCGTAGAAGTTCGTCCGCTGGTCGAGTTGCCGGGGGAGTTGGCCCACTGATCGAGGCGATCTTCCAGCGCGAGTGGGGCCGGGTCCTGGCCGCGCTCATCGGCATCCTCGGCGATTTCGAACTCGCCGAGGATGCCGCGCAGGAGGCATTCGTCCGCGCTGCCGAGCGGTGGGCCCGCGACGGTGTGCCCGATGCGCCGGTGGCCTGGCTGGTGCGGACCGGCCGCAACGTGGCGATCGACCGGTTGCGCCGCGAGCAGACGCTGCGCGCCAAAACCCGGCTGCTCCACGCCGATCAACAGGCAATCACCATGGACGACATCGACCTCGATGACAGCACCATCGGCGACGAGCGCCTGCAGCTGATCTTCATGTGCTGCCATCCCGCCCTGGCGCGTGAGGCCCAGGTCGCGCTGACGCTGCGGGCCCTGGGCGGGCTGACCACCGCCGAGATCGGCCGCGCGTTCCTGGTCTCCGAGGACACGATGAAGCGTCGGCTGTCTCGGGCCAAGACCAAGATCAAGGCGACGAACATCCCGTTCGCCCTGCCCGCGGACCCGGCACTGCCCGACCGGGTGTCGGCGGTGCTCGCGGTGGTCTACCTGATCTTCAACCAGGGCTTCACCGAGCGGGACGACCTCGCAGCCGAAGCGATCCGCCTCGGCTGCCTCCTCGCCGATCTCTTGGCCGACGAGCCCGAGGCCTACGGGCTGCTGGCCCTGATGCTGCTGCACGATTCGCGGCGCGCGGCGCGCGTGGTCGACGGCCGGGTGGTGCCTCTCGCCGAGCAGGACCGGGCATTGCACGACCAGGCCAAGATTGCCGCCGGCCGGGCCGCCCTCGACCGCGCGCTGGCCCTGCGGCTGGCCGCCGGGCCGTATGTGTTGCAGGCGGCCATCGCCTCCCTGCAGGCCGAGCCGGTCATCGATTGGCATGAGGTCGTGGTTCTGTACGAGCGGCTCGAAGCGCTGACCGGATCGCCGGTCGTCGCACTCAACCGCGCGGTCGCCGTCGCCGAGGCCGGCGATCCCGCCCGGGCGCTCGAGCTCATCGATGCCCTTGACCTGGGTGATTACCGCTATCTGCCGTCGACTCGCGCGGAATTGCTGCGTCGTCTGGGCCGCGCCGGCGAGGCGCGGACGGAGTTCGAACACGCCCTGGTGCTGGCGACGACCGAGCCGGAACGACGATTCCTGGAGCGTCGCCTGGCCGAGCTGGGGCAGTGCTGTGCCGAGGAATAG
- the rpmE gene encoding 50S ribosomal protein L31 gives MKSGIHPAYVETTVVCGCGNSFQTRSTKESGHIVVEVCSQCHPFYTGKQKLLDTGGRVARFEKRYGKRNAGSKAASES, from the coding sequence ATGAAATCGGGTATTCACCCCGCATACGTCGAGACCACCGTGGTCTGCGGTTGCGGCAACAGCTTCCAGACTCGTAGCACCAAGGAAAGCGGCCACATCGTGGTCGAGGTGTGCTCGCAGTGCCACCCGTTCTACACGGGCAAGCAGAAGCTTCTCGACACCGGCGGCCGCGTGGCCCGCTTCGAGAAGCGGTACGGCAAGCGCAACGCCGGCTCGAAGGCCGCGTCCGAGAGCTAG